A single Ketogulonicigenium vulgare WSH-001 DNA region contains:
- the gatC gene encoding Asp-tRNA(Asn)/Glu-tRNA(Gln) amidotransferase subunit GatC, which translates to MSIDIETARRVAKLARIRVEPEALPALASEFSAILGFIEQLNEVDVEGVEPMTSVTPMRLKRREDIVTDGEQQAAVLANAPDAREGFFAVPKVVE; encoded by the coding sequence ATGTCGATCGACATCGAGACCGCCCGCCGGGTGGCAAAACTCGCCCGGATACGGGTTGAACCAGAGGCCCTGCCCGCGCTGGCTTCGGAATTCTCGGCGATCCTCGGATTCATCGAACAGCTAAACGAAGTGGATGTCGAGGGCGTCGAGCCGATGACCTCGGTCACGCCCATGCGCCTGAAGCGCCGCGAAGACATTGTGACCGACGGCGAACAACAAGCCGCCGTCCTTGCCAATGCGCCCGATGCCCGTGAAGGGTTCTTTGCCGTTCCGAAGGTGGTGGAATGA
- a CDS encoding metal-dependent hydrolase — protein MNIIWLGHGSFRIEIGDQILLVDPWLTDNPVFPTAKRDEAVAGTTHILLTHGHSDHVADVLEVAATTGAPIIAIADLAGYLHKTQGAQTIGINKGGTLRLGNVAVTMVNASHSSTLAGPDGLVAVGSEAGFMIAGEGHVIYFSGDTDIMADMAWMGELHAPDIGILSAGGHYTMDMSRAAWAAKKYFHFETVIPCHYRTFPLLEQNADALKAGLPGVDVIEPDVLVPITIAAK, from the coding sequence ATGAATATCATTTGGCTGGGACATGGCAGCTTTCGGATCGAGATTGGCGATCAGATCCTGTTGGTCGATCCGTGGCTGACGGATAACCCCGTTTTCCCGACGGCAAAGCGGGATGAGGCCGTCGCGGGCACGACGCATATCCTGCTGACCCACGGCCATTCGGATCACGTCGCCGATGTGCTAGAGGTCGCCGCCACCACCGGCGCGCCCATCATCGCCATCGCCGATCTGGCGGGCTATCTGCACAAGACCCAAGGCGCGCAGACCATTGGCATCAACAAGGGCGGCACGCTGCGCTTGGGTAATGTCGCGGTGACGATGGTGAACGCCAGCCATTCCTCGACCCTTGCGGGGCCGGATGGGTTGGTGGCGGTCGGGTCCGAGGCGGGCTTTATGATCGCGGGCGAGGGGCATGTGATCTATTTCAGCGGCGATACCGACATCATGGCCGATATGGCCTGGATGGGAGAGCTGCACGCGCCGGACATCGGCATCCTCTCTGCCGGTGGTCACTATACGATGGATATGAGCCGCGCGGCCTGGGCCGCAAAGAAATATTTCCATTTCGAGACGGTGATTCCCTGCCATTACCGCACCTTCCCGCTGCTGGAACAAAACGCCGATGCGCTGAAGGCCGGCCTGCCGGGGGTGGATGTGATCGAGCCAGACGTGCTGGTCCCGATCACCATCGCGGCAAAGTAA
- a CDS encoding DNA polymerase III subunit delta', translating into MLLGQGRAEHEFTDAAASGRMHSGWLLTGPQGIGKATFAYRAAAWLLAGAPTSGMDLPDDHPDLRLIRAGSHPRLLVIKRGPNEKGDRLESVITVRAMRQLGSFFGLSATDGGRRVVIVDAADDMNPNAANALLKLLEEPPAGAVLLLIAHQPARLLPTIRSRCRVLPLAPLTGDDLAAILQAEDGAALSALAQGSAGAAARIVAHDGLKLYADLVAVMDGMPRFDRPRATQLIASVTARGADGRLALLVDLIDLFLSRAARAGILGAPLPAASPHETAVLQRLAPHDGAARLFADLQQTLSAKLRQGLAVNLDPAMLILDTLLEIEGALRKLP; encoded by the coding sequence GTGCTACTGGGCCAGGGACGCGCCGAACACGAATTCACCGATGCCGCCGCCAGTGGCCGGATGCATTCGGGCTGGCTGCTGACAGGACCGCAGGGCATCGGCAAGGCGACCTTTGCCTATCGCGCCGCCGCATGGCTGCTGGCGGGCGCGCCAACATCGGGCATGGATCTGCCCGATGATCATCCCGACCTGCGCCTGATCCGTGCGGGCAGTCACCCGCGCCTGCTGGTCATCAAGCGCGGCCCGAATGAAAAAGGCGACCGGCTGGAAAGCGTCATCACCGTGCGCGCCATGCGCCAGCTTGGCAGCTTTTTCGGCCTGTCGGCGACAGATGGCGGGCGGCGCGTGGTGATCGTCGATGCCGCCGATGATATGAACCCCAATGCCGCGAACGCCCTGCTGAAACTGCTGGAAGAGCCGCCGGCCGGTGCGGTTTTGCTGCTGATCGCGCATCAACCGGCGCGGCTGCTGCCCACGATCCGCTCGCGCTGTCGCGTTCTGCCGCTGGCGCCGCTGACGGGGGATGATCTGGCCGCGATTTTGCAGGCCGAGGATGGCGCCGCGCTATCAGCGCTGGCCCAAGGCTCGGCCGGGGCCGCCGCACGGATCGTGGCCCATGACGGACTGAAGCTTTACGCCGATCTGGTGGCCGTGATGGATGGCATGCCGCGCTTTGATCGCCCGCGCGCCACCCAGCTTATTGCGTCGGTGACAGCGCGGGGGGCGGATGGGCGGCTGGCCCTGCTGGTCGATCTGATTGACCTGTTTTTGTCCCGTGCGGCCCGCGCCGGCATTTTGGGTGCGCCCCTGCCCGCCGCCAGCCCACATGAAACCGCCGTTTTGCAGCGCCTTGCGCCCCATGACGGCGCTGCGCGCCTGTTCGCTGACCTGCAACAGACATTATCGGCCAAGCTGCGACAGGGATTGGCGGTCAACCTTGACCCCGCGATGCTCATCCTTGATACCCTGCTGGAGATCGAGGGCGCGCTGCGCAAGCTGCCGTAG
- the ctaD gene encoding cytochrome c oxidase subunit I, whose product MADAAIHGHDHHEKQGFFTRWFMSTNHKDIGLLYLVAAGVVGFISVLFTVYMRLELMDPGVQYMCLEGARLIADASQTCTANGHLWNVMVTYHGILMMFFVVIPALFGGFGNYLMPLQIGAPDMAFPRMNNLSFWLFIAGTAMGVASLFAPGGDGQLGSGVGWVLYPPLSTREAGYSMDLAIFAVHLSGASSIMGAINMITTFLNMRAPGMTLHKVPLFSWSIFITAWLILLALPVLAGAITMLLTDRNFGTTFFNPAGGGDPILYQHILWFFGHPEVYIIILPGFGIISHVVSTFSKKPVFGYLPMVYAMVAIGVLGFVVWAHHMYTVGMSLTQQSYFMLATMVIAVPTGIKIFSWIATMWGGSVEFKSPMLWAFGFMFLFTVGGVTGIVLAQAGLDRAYHDTYYVVAHFHYVMSLGAIFAIFAGIYFYMPKFSGRAFPEWAAKLHFWTFFIGANVTFFPQHFLGRQGMPRRYIDYPEAFALWNKVSSYGAFLAFASFLFFIVIFVYTLVAGRRETRPNPWGEFADTLEWTLPSPPPAHTFETLPKRSDWDKHPSH is encoded by the coding sequence ATGGCAGACGCCGCCATTCACGGCCATGACCACCATGAGAAGCAAGGCTTCTTCACGCGCTGGTTCATGTCGACCAACCACAAAGACATCGGTCTGCTATACCTTGTAGCGGCTGGTGTTGTTGGTTTCATTTCCGTCCTGTTCACCGTCTACATGCGCCTTGAGCTGATGGATCCGGGTGTTCAGTACATGTGCCTTGAAGGCGCACGTCTGATCGCGGATGCCTCGCAGACATGTACGGCGAACGGACACCTGTGGAACGTCATGGTTACCTACCATGGTATTCTGATGATGTTCTTTGTGGTTATCCCCGCATTGTTCGGTGGTTTTGGTAACTATCTGATGCCGCTGCAAATCGGCGCTCCGGATATGGCCTTCCCGCGTATGAACAACCTGTCGTTCTGGCTGTTCATTGCCGGTACCGCGATGGGCGTGGCTTCGCTGTTCGCACCGGGCGGTGACGGTCAGCTGGGTTCGGGCGTTGGTTGGGTTCTGTACCCGCCGCTGTCGACCCGCGAAGCTGGCTATTCGATGGACCTCGCGATTTTCGCGGTTCACTTGTCGGGTGCCTCCTCGATCATGGGCGCGATCAACATGATCACGACCTTCTTGAACATGCGCGCCCCCGGCATGACGCTGCACAAAGTGCCGCTGTTCTCGTGGTCGATCTTTATCACGGCTTGGCTGATCCTGCTGGCGCTGCCGGTTCTGGCTGGTGCAATCACCATGCTGCTGACCGACCGTAACTTCGGCACGACCTTCTTCAATCCTGCTGGCGGCGGTGACCCGATTCTGTACCAACACATCCTGTGGTTCTTTGGCCACCCGGAAGTGTACATCATCATTCTGCCCGGCTTTGGCATCATCAGCCATGTCGTGTCGACCTTCTCGAAAAAGCCGGTCTTCGGTTACCTGCCGATGGTCTATGCAATGGTGGCAATCGGTGTTCTGGGCTTTGTCGTCTGGGCGCACCACATGTACACCGTTGGTATGTCGCTGACCCAGCAATCCTACTTCATGCTGGCCACCATGGTGATCGCGGTGCCGACCGGCATTAAGATCTTCTCGTGGATCGCCACGATGTGGGGCGGCTCGGTTGAGTTCAAATCGCCGATGCTCTGGGCCTTTGGCTTTATGTTCCTGTTCACCGTGGGTGGTGTGACCGGTATCGTGCTGGCCCAAGCGGGTCTGGACCGTGCATATCACGACACCTATTACGTGGTGGCGCACTTCCATTATGTGATGTCGCTGGGTGCGATCTTTGCGATCTTCGCCGGTATCTACTTTTACATGCCGAAGTTCTCGGGCCGCGCTTTCCCGGAATGGGCTGCAAAGCTGCACTTCTGGACCTTCTTCATCGGTGCGAACGTCACGTTCTTCCCGCAGCACTTCCTGGGACGTCAGGGTATGCCGCGCCGTTACATCGACTATCCCGAAGCCTTCGCGCTGTGGAACAAAGTCTCGTCCTATGGTGCGTTCCTGGCCTTCGCCTCGTTCCTGTTCTTCATCGTGATCTTTGTCTACACGCTGGTTGCTGGCCGCCGCGAGACCCGTCCGAACCCGTGGGGCGAATTCGCCGATACGCTGGAATGGACGCTGCCTTCGCCGCCTCCGGCCCACACGTTCGAAACGCTGCCCAAGCGCTCGGACTGGGACAAGCATCCCTCGCACTAA
- a CDS encoding D-alanyl-D-alanine carboxypeptidase family protein — MSRKLNTLIAGLAVLAMGTSSAMAQSFVTSARAAYVLDQTTGTVLLDHNADEVLPPASMSKLMTIYMAFEAVSNGRLHLTDELRVSQHCMNYGGSSMFLNTQDRPHVEDLLRGVIILSGNDASCVLAEALSPDGTEGGFAALMTTRAHELGMSNSHFMNSNGWPAAGHLMSMRDLGTLSRHLIEDFPTFYPIFAETEFHYDGRVPSNSQNRNPILSLGIGADGLKTGHTSEAGYGLAGSARQGDRRVIFVITGLESEAARRDESERIINWAFRQFALQDLGKAGDIIPGGTADVWMGAAPRVQLALGQDLQILVPTTSANEMTTEVVYNGPIAAPITAGQELATLVIDREGMPQMTVPLVAETDVPAGGFVNRVMGSAMILLGKVGGAADQGA; from the coding sequence ATGTCGCGCAAGTTGAATACTCTGATCGCGGGCCTTGCCGTGCTGGCGATGGGCACAAGCAGCGCCATGGCGCAAAGCTTTGTCACCTCGGCGCGCGCCGCCTATGTGCTGGATCAGACGACCGGCACGGTGCTGCTGGATCACAATGCGGACGAGGTTCTGCCCCCTGCATCCATGTCGAAACTGATGACGATCTATATGGCGTTCGAGGCCGTCTCGAACGGGCGTCTGCATCTGACGGATGAGCTGCGCGTCTCGCAGCACTGCATGAACTATGGCGGCTCGTCGATGTTCCTGAACACGCAAGACCGCCCCCATGTCGAAGATCTGCTGCGCGGCGTCATTATTCTATCGGGCAATGATGCCTCTTGCGTACTGGCCGAGGCCCTATCCCCCGATGGCACCGAGGGTGGCTTTGCCGCGCTGATGACGACCCGCGCGCATGAGCTGGGCATGTCCAACTCGCATTTCATGAACTCGAACGGCTGGCCGGCGGCAGGTCATCTGATGTCGATGCGCGATCTGGGCACGCTGTCGCGCCATCTGATCGAGGATTTCCCGACCTTTTATCCGATTTTTGCCGAAACCGAGTTTCACTATGACGGTCGCGTCCCCTCGAACAGCCAAAACCGCAACCCGATCCTGTCGCTTGGCATCGGTGCGGACGGCCTGAAAACCGGCCATACGTCCGAGGCAGGCTACGGGCTTGCAGGGTCCGCCCGCCAAGGCGACCGCCGCGTGATTTTCGTGATCACCGGTCTTGAGTCCGAGGCCGCGCGCCGCGACGAATCGGAACGGATCATCAACTGGGCCTTCCGCCAGTTCGCGCTGCAGGATCTTGGCAAAGCGGGTGATATCATCCCTGGCGGCACGGCCGATGTCTGGATGGGCGCCGCGCCCCGTGTGCAACTGGCGCTGGGTCAGGATCTGCAAATTCTGGTGCCCACTACCAGTGCGAATGAAATGACGACCGAGGTCGTCTATAACGGCCCGATTGCCGCACCGATCACCGCCGGACAGGAACTGGCCACGCTGGTAATCGACCGCGAGGGGATGCCGCAGATGACCGTGCCTTTGGTCGCTGAAACAGATGTGCCGGCGGGTGGTTTTGTGAACCGCGTTATGGGCTCGGCGATGATTTTGCTGGGCAAAGTCGGCGGTGCCGCAGATCAGGGTGCCTGA
- a CDS encoding RES domain-containing protein gives MQQDGIPRICVPLQADQLWLFDPRDTDAAADLGVDPAWSQASWQGALVEGSERPSWQIADAARRAGADGIIDPSRQIAGGWHVTLFRWDHVRVAGPGVLLPQ, from the coding sequence ATGCAGCAGGATGGCATCCCCCGCATCTGTGTGCCGCTCCAGGCGGATCAGCTGTGGTTGTTCGATCCGCGCGACACAGATGCGGCAGCGGACCTAGGTGTCGATCCCGCATGGTCGCAGGCTTCTTGGCAGGGCGCGCTGGTCGAGGGGAGCGAGCGGCCCTCGTGGCAGATCGCGGATGCGGCGCGGCGGGCAGGGGCGGATGGGATCATCGACCCCTCGCGCCAGATTGCGGGCGGCTGGCATGTCACGCTGTTTCGCTGGGATCATGTCAGAGTCGCAGGGCCGGGCGTGCTGCTACCCCAATAA
- a CDS encoding complex I NDUFA9 subunit family protein: protein MSGIVTVFGASGFLGRYVVRRLAQAGWRVRAAVRDPNLALFLRPYGAVGQVEPVACNIRDAASVARVLDGADAAINCIGILTELRANTFDAVHHLGAALIARTARAAGVQRLVHVSALGTGGQGSAYFDSKAAGEAAVLAAFPSAVVVQPAVMFGRDDHFFNRLAGLARLPVLPIVGGDVKMQPVWVDDVAAAIVTALAPDFAAGTYPLAGPEVMTMQQIAQQVLQVTRRSTRIVDLPLGLARFAAGIAEFGHRASFSILPVPLSRDQIAMLSYTHHLPDGSGFQPFGITPAPTGVVLPDYLWRFRPAGQFTAIRESAAKLRDAKGAD, encoded by the coding sequence ATGTCAGGCATTGTAACGGTATTCGGGGCCAGCGGCTTTTTGGGGCGCTATGTGGTGCGGCGGCTGGCGCAGGCGGGATGGCGGGTGCGGGCGGCGGTGCGTGATCCGAACCTTGCGCTGTTCTTGCGCCCCTATGGCGCCGTCGGTCAGGTCGAGCCTGTGGCCTGCAATATCCGCGATGCCGCATCGGTCGCGCGCGTGCTGGATGGCGCAGATGCCGCGATCAATTGCATCGGCATCCTGACGGAACTGCGTGCCAATACATTCGACGCCGTGCATCACTTGGGCGCCGCGCTGATCGCCCGCACGGCGCGGGCGGCGGGCGTGCAGCGGTTGGTGCATGTCTCGGCCCTTGGGACGGGCGGGCAGGGCAGTGCCTATTTCGACAGCAAGGCGGCGGGCGAGGCGGCGGTGCTGGCCGCGTTCCCATCTGCGGTTGTGGTGCAGCCTGCGGTGATGTTCGGGCGCGACGATCACTTCTTCAATCGTCTGGCTGGCCTTGCGCGGCTGCCGGTGTTGCCGATTGTGGGCGGCGATGTGAAAATGCAGCCGGTCTGGGTCGATGATGTCGCCGCGGCGATTGTCACCGCGCTTGCGCCCGATTTCGCCGCGGGTACCTATCCGCTGGCCGGGCCCGAGGTGATGACAATGCAGCAGATCGCGCAGCAGGTCCTGCAGGTGACGCGGCGCAGCACGCGAATCGTCGATCTGCCCCTAGGCCTTGCGCGTTTTGCGGCGGGCATTGCCGAATTTGGCCATCGCGCCAGTTTCAGCATCCTGCCGGTGCCGCTGTCGCGCGACCAGATCGCGATGCTGTCCTATACACATCATTTGCCGGACGGCAGCGGTTTTCAGCCCTTTGGCATCACGCCTGCGCCAACTGGGGTTGTGCTGCCCGATTATCTGTGGCGTTTCCGCCCTGCCGGGCAGTTCACCGCAATCCGCGAGTCGGCGGCAAAGCTGCGCGACGCGAAGGGCGCTGACTGA
- the rpmG gene encoding 50S ribosomal protein L33, with protein sequence MAKPTTIKIRLNSTAGTGHFYVTKKNARTMTEKMTVNKYDPVVRKHVEYKEGKIK encoded by the coding sequence ATGGCAAAGCCTACCACGATTAAAATCCGCCTGAACTCGACCGCTGGCACCGGCCACTTCTATGTGACCAAAAAGAACGCCCGCACCATGACCGAGAAAATGACCGTCAACAAGTATGACCCGGTTGTGCGCAAGCACGTCGAATACAAAGAAGGCAAGATCAAGTAA
- the tmk gene encoding dTMP kinase has translation MTCGLFISFEGIDGSGKSTQARVLADALRGRGHDVVLTREPGGSPGAEEIRRLVLTGATDRWSAETETLLFTAARRDHLEKTILPALAAGQIVITDRFADSTRAYQGATRGDLRGIVDALHALMIGREPDLTFVIDADPAASLTRGLARSTDELRFEEFGLPLQQKMRAVYLDIAHAQPQRCIVIDGAGTIDAVAARILTAFDAR, from the coding sequence ATGACTTGTGGACTTTTTATCAGCTTCGAGGGGATCGACGGCTCGGGCAAATCCACGCAGGCGCGCGTTTTGGCCGACGCCTTGCGCGGGCGCGGACATGATGTCGTCCTGACGCGCGAGCCGGGCGGCAGCCCGGGGGCCGAAGAGATTCGCCGCCTTGTGCTGACCGGCGCCACCGACCGCTGGTCGGCCGAGACCGAGACACTGCTGTTCACGGCCGCGCGGCGCGACCATCTGGAAAAGACGATCCTGCCTGCGCTGGCCGCCGGTCAAATCGTTATCACCGATCGGTTTGCCGATTCGACCCGTGCCTATCAGGGCGCAACGCGCGGCGATCTGCGCGGCATCGTCGATGCGCTGCACGCGCTGATGATCGGGCGCGAGCCTGATCTGACCTTTGTGATCGACGCCGATCCAGCCGCCAGCCTCACACGCGGCCTTGCCCGCAGCACGGACGAGCTGCGGTTCGAGGAATTCGGCCTGCCGCTGCAACAAAAGATGCGCGCGGTCTATTTGGATATCGCCCATGCGCAGCCGCAGCGCTGCATCGTGATCGACGGCGCGGGCACAATTGATGCCGTCGCCGCCCGTATCCTGACCGCGTTTGACGCACGATGA
- a CDS encoding DUF2244 domain-containing protein, whose translation MPYEWVKPRAAPEESGAVAVSHPPIAELHLWPYRSLPLRGFVTFMVITLLLIAVPLTVALGSPVLWGVLPFFMLTIWGLYLAFRRNYRDGHVLERLLVWDDHVQLIRTGTYERRREWEANPHWVRLTLIPEGGPVPNYITLRGSNREVEIGAFLSEEERQALAAELRPLFGPRR comes from the coding sequence TTGCCCTATGAATGGGTGAAACCACGCGCGGCCCCGGAGGAATCCGGGGCCGTTGCCGTTTCACATCCACCAATTGCCGAATTGCACCTCTGGCCCTATCGCTCGCTGCCGCTGCGGGGGTTCGTGACCTTTATGGTCATCACGCTGCTGCTGATCGCGGTGCCGCTGACGGTGGCGCTGGGATCGCCTGTGCTATGGGGCGTGCTGCCGTTCTTTATGCTGACGATCTGGGGCCTTTATCTGGCCTTTCGCCGCAACTATCGCGACGGGCATGTGCTGGAACGGTTGTTGGTCTGGGATGACCATGTCCAACTGATCCGCACCGGCACCTATGAGCGCCGCCGTGAATGGGAAGCAAACCCCCATTGGGTGCGCCTGACCCTGATCCCCGAGGGCGGCCCCGTGCCCAATTACATCACTCTGCGCGGCAGCAACCGCGAGGTCGAGATCGGCGCCTTCCTGTCCGAGGAGGAGCGTCAGGCGCTGGCCGCCGAGCTGCGTCCCCTGTTCGGGCCGCGCCGCTAG
- a CDS encoding serine hydrolase domain-containing protein, which translates to MSVFRIWLRRIVLGVIAIAVLTLAGLWVIAPQILVLAREGFPGQVWPTSGTYLEVAGAQTPAAPPAGRALPAAAHDRLVNTSGRALLMERAGVLEYEEYTAGLAREDRFNSYSMVKSLIGAMIIRAVADGKIASLDDPLSDYLGPESPDTTIRAVLTMTSGLELHGLQTKQMEDGDFSAFSGVAELHAFGIERLLPRLHPNAAVAGTFRYESSNSAVLGAVLEQVYQQRLPALLSTLIWQPAGAQTASWRAYPMSGGATAYCCLYARPLDWLMVGRYLLDNGTPEAPFLPQPLWNDLFLPTLSPEQRQDRFYGYHISHNVMDRAGENVAGPFAYFTGHLGQVVYLLPEQNTVVVRFGAQRQPLQATLYDLF; encoded by the coding sequence ATGTCCGTTTTCCGTATCTGGCTGCGCCGAATCGTTTTGGGCGTTATCGCGATTGCAGTCCTTACCCTCGCCGGGCTGTGGGTGATCGCGCCGCAAATCCTTGTTCTCGCCCGCGAGGGGTTTCCGGGGCAGGTCTGGCCCACCAGCGGCACCTATCTAGAGGTTGCGGGCGCACAGACCCCCGCCGCGCCGCCTGCTGGCCGCGCCCTGCCCGCCGCCGCCCATGATCGGCTGGTCAACACCTCCGGCCGCGCCCTGCTGATGGAGCGGGCTGGCGTGCTGGAATATGAGGAATATACGGCGGGCCTCGCGCGCGAGGATCGCTTCAATTCCTATTCGATGGTGAAAAGCCTGATAGGCGCGATGATCATCCGCGCGGTGGCCGATGGCAAAATCGCCTCGCTGGATGATCCGCTGTCGGATTATCTTGGCCCCGAATCGCCGGACACCACCATCCGCGCGGTGCTGACCATGACCAGCGGGCTGGAGCTGCACGGGCTGCAAACTAAGCAAATGGAAGATGGTGATTTCTCTGCCTTTAGCGGCGTGGCCGAGCTGCATGCCTTTGGGATCGAGCGTCTGTTGCCGCGCCTGCACCCCAACGCGGCGGTTGCAGGCACCTTCCGCTATGAAAGCTCCAATTCAGCGGTGCTGGGGGCGGTATTGGAACAGGTCTATCAACAGCGCCTGCCCGCGCTTTTGTCGACGCTGATCTGGCAGCCCGCAGGCGCGCAAACCGCATCATGGCGCGCCTATCCGATGTCTGGCGGCGCGACAGCCTATTGCTGCCTCTACGCCCGCCCCCTCGATTGGCTGATGGTGGGGCGTTACCTGCTGGACAACGGCACGCCAGAGGCGCCCTTCCTGCCGCAGCCGCTGTGGAATGATTTGTTCCTGCCCACGCTGTCCCCAGAACAGCGCCAAGACCGCTTTTACGGCTATCACATCAGTCACAATGTCATGGATCGCGCGGGCGAGAATGTCGCCGGGCCATTCGCCTATTTCACGGGGCATCTCGGACAGGTTGTCTACCTCCTGCCCGAGCAAAATACCGTCGTCGTCCGCTTTGGCGCGCAGCGCCAGCCCCTGCAGGCGACGCTTTACGACCTGTTCTGA
- the gatA gene encoding Asp-tRNA(Asn)/Glu-tRNA(Gln) amidotransferase subunit GatA has protein sequence MTDISKLTIATARDLLRKGELTSRELTDSYISAIEGADALNAYVHKTPDIARAQADAADARLKAGDAPDMCGIPLGIKDLFATKGVASQAASGILAGFKPEYESTVTSKLFGDGAVMLGKLNMDEFAMGSANESSVYGPAVNPWRAAGSDAALTPGGSSGGSAAAVAADLCLAATGTDTGGSIRQPAAFTGVTGIKPTYGRVSRWGIIAYASSLDQAGPMTKDVRDAAIMLTAMSGTDSKDSTSADLAVPDFEAALTGDIRGKTIGIPREYRIDGLSPEIAKLWDDGIAMLKDAGAKIVDISLPHTKYALPAYYVIAPAEASSNLARYDGVRFGHRAQLSAGDGINEMYEKTRAEGFGPEVQRRIMIGTYVLSAGFYDAYYNRARRVRTLVKQDFEQAFAAGVDAILTPATPSSAFALGMESADPVQAYLNDVFTITVNLAGLPGISVPAGQDSKGLPLGLQLIGKPWEEGDLLNIAYSLERAAGFVAKPARWW, from the coding sequence ATGACCGATATCAGTAAACTGACCATCGCCACCGCACGCGACCTGCTGCGCAAAGGCGAATTGACCAGCCGCGAGCTGACCGACAGCTATATCAGCGCGATCGAAGGCGCGGATGCGCTGAACGCCTATGTCCACAAGACGCCCGACATTGCCCGCGCGCAGGCAGATGCCGCCGATGCGCGCCTGAAAGCGGGCGATGCGCCCGATATGTGCGGCATCCCGCTGGGCATCAAAGACCTGTTCGCGACCAAAGGCGTCGCAAGCCAGGCGGCATCCGGCATTCTGGCGGGGTTCAAGCCGGAATACGAATCGACCGTCACCAGCAAATTGTTCGGTGATGGCGCGGTGATGCTGGGCAAGCTGAACATGGACGAATTCGCCATGGGCTCGGCCAACGAATCCTCGGTCTATGGCCCGGCGGTGAACCCGTGGCGCGCGGCGGGCAGCGATGCGGCGCTGACGCCCGGCGGCTCGTCGGGTGGCTCGGCTGCGGCGGTTGCGGCCGATCTGTGTCTGGCCGCCACCGGCACGGATACCGGCGGCTCGATCCGCCAGCCTGCGGCCTTCACCGGCGTCACCGGCATCAAGCCGACCTATGGCCGCGTCTCGCGCTGGGGCATTATCGCCTATGCTTCCTCGCTGGATCAGGCGGGCCCGATGACCAAGGACGTGCGCGACGCAGCGATTATGCTGACCGCCATGTCCGGCACCGACTCCAAGGATTCGACAAGTGCCGATCTGGCCGTGCCCGATTTCGAAGCCGCCCTGACCGGCGATATTCGCGGCAAGACCATCGGCATCCCGCGCGAATACCGCATCGACGGCCTGTCGCCCGAGATTGCAAAGCTGTGGGATGACGGTATCGCCATGCTGAAAGATGCGGGCGCCAAGATCGTCGATATCAGCCTGCCGCATACGAAATACGCCCTGCCCGCCTATTACGTGATCGCGCCTGCCGAAGCCTCTTCGAACCTTGCGCGTTATGACGGCGTGCGCTTTGGTCACCGCGCACAGCTCTCGGCTGGCGACGGCATCAACGAGATGTATGAAAAGACCCGCGCCGAAGGCTTTGGCCCCGAGGTGCAGCGCCGCATCATGATCGGTACCTATGTGCTGTCGGCTGGCTTTTATGACGCCTATTACAACCGCGCCCGCCGCGTGCGGACGCTGGTGAAACAGGACTTTGAACAGGCCTTTGCGGCGGGTGTCGATGCAATCCTGACGCCTGCAACGCCCTCCTCGGCCTTTGCGCTGGGGATGGAGAGCGCAGATCCGGTGCAGGCCTATCTGAACGATGTTTTCACCATCACCGTGAACCTTGCCGGCCTGCCCGGCATCTCGGTGCCAGCCGGACAAGACAGCAAGGGCCTGCCCCTTGGCCTGCAACTGATCGGCAAGCCGTGGGAAGAGGGTGATTTGCTGAACATTGCCTATTCACTGGAACGTGCCGCAGGCTTTGTGGCCAAGCCCGCCCGCTGGTGGTAA